In the genome of Dromiciops gliroides isolate mDroGli1 chromosome 1, mDroGli1.pri, whole genome shotgun sequence, the window AGATCCAGTCTTGCTCAACCCTAACAGCAGAAGGAGTACATGACAGCATGAACCGGGTCTGCAAAAACGTCAATGCtaagaagaaatgaaatctaGATGAATGGAAACACAGGAGCCGAGGGAGCTGAGTTCTGTCCTGAAAACGCTCATTTGCTGCTTTCTGACCATCTGTGTACAGCTCCAGCTGTTTAAAGAGAAGGAACAGCACAGTTTAAAAAAGAATCCCCATTCCATCAGTAGGTTTAACTGATCTCCGAGGTTCAgtatcatttttcaaataaaggaaTTACATTATTTCCTCTGcataaaaaaaaagtgcttttacatgtaattggggcaaggcaaaattaaaaaaaatactcttccTAAAGCATTATTCAGCTACCATTGACAGAAATTTCACTTGGGTATTCTTGAGAATTTAGTTTCATGATTTTTATAAAATCTGTAGTATACACTTTTATAGTATTTAATTTATGTATCTCTTGAATATAAGCATCACaacaattaaaattagaaaagttATAACTAGTAATAGCTTTTTGACTGAAGTCATGGATCTTTTTTCAGAAGCTAGATGGGGGTCCACAGGTATGGAATGTTTCATTCAGAGTCAAGTCATTTTTTCATTGTCTTAAACCTATTCCACGTTACTAAAGATAGTTTAATGGGAGAGGTGGTTCAGGAAATggcttccatattttaaaaaagtataaatgcaactttaaaaaataaaaataagcaatcaATGAATAGGCAAATTTCTAATTAATATTTGACATCTTTTAATCATATGATGTTTAGGTAAGTATCGATCTATTTGTACATTAATTTCACTATTTGTTGTTTTAAAGGAGGATATTTGTTTCTAGCAACAGATGATACTGATAATAGTCTTTAAAATGCTGAAATGAAAGTTTTATTTATGAGCTAAATCTCTCCAGACATCACTATCCCCATAATCTCTACCCAATTCTTTTAAGCACTATGGagtatttcctttgatttttgaaacactctatttttaaagttccttttaaaGTTCATTTAGATACTTGTGATGTTTAGTTTTAATTTGATTTggttatttcttcatttgcaatATTTTTCCCTCATATAAAAAAGCTCCTttgaaaacacaaaaggaagttttatataaaattaatattgcCAGGAGCCACTATATACAGCAGTAGAAACAGCAGCAGAAGCTGCAGTGGCACTATGACCGAGCTACACGGCCAAGATGTGTGACATCATGGAGGATCAGACCGCTGAGAAGGCCTTCTAGCTATTTGACCGAACAGGGCATAGAAAGTTCTTATACAATCAGTGTGGCGATGTGATGAGGGCCCTGAGCCAGAACCCCACCAATGCTGAGGTACTTGAGATCTTAGGGAATTCCAAGAGTAATGAGATTAATATGAGGATGCTGGACTTTGAACACTTTCTGCCGATGCTACAGACTGTAGCAAAGAATAAGGACCAGGGCACATATGAGGACTACATAGAGGGGCTTCGGGTATTTGATAAGGAAGGGAATGGCACAATCCTGGGGGCTGAAATATGCTATGTCCTCATCACTTTGGGTGAGAAGATGACAGAGGAAGAGGTAGAAGTGTTGCTGGCAGGACATGAGGACAACAATGGTTCTATCAGTTATGAAGAGCTAGTCTTGACAGTGCTGAATGGCTGAAAAGAAAAGGCCCATTTCCACAGAGAATCCCCTAACTTTCTTAGTGTGACAATGATCCTCTTGCCCCTGAAGCAACTAACTACATTGTCAAGGTTACCAACCCCTTTCCTTCCAGTCCCCACCACATGTCCTCTTTGGCCTATGTGCTCTCTGCTTTCACCACATAAACTTGCTAACTCCTCCTAacccaaaaaatgaaataaaataaaattttatagtgGTAGAAATAATATAATTTGCTATGTCTGTGGCTTTCCTCTGTAAGGCCCAGGGATTTATTATAAGTCTACATTTCTCAGTCTTTTATCTAGCTCAGCTATTCTTTTGATGTAACCCAGAACAGTCacttaaaatataaatacttCAGCATACACATCTGGAAAGATGGCATAATACTACATATCCATACTGTGAtgaataaaactatatgtggtcgccctatttctgtcccaagtgtagagAATTTTACCTGGGTTTATCATACATTTGtaacttagaaattagaagctactACACtggtttgggggcattaagcatttattaaagtatattaaatattagtaaagagagcatacatggctctgaaagataggaaagcctagagaagagagaaaatggggaaccctagaagGTTCTACACTCATCCAGTTCTCATGCCAAAAGGGAACCAGTGTCTCtgcaagcttgctgagggcaggagcagagcctgcccataaacattgttcaaagccaattggctagcatcaatcAAATCTATTGGGTCACTTGATGCACAGTTGTGCTGAGGtaagagaacagatcctctgggggaaccaaggctttcaggtgggtgtggttttgaatgaggtaacttcctgactctgggctgaccttaagaagggtcaggcccagctctctcaTTGACCTctggggagtcccaaaaccccattattttctcacaatattagAGCTATAGTAGAATTGTAAATAATCCAATTACAGATTATGAAATAATCTTTGTAAGTACATTATTTAAGGTATTTAAATGTTTGGATTCAGCTAAATATTAGTTCTCTCTGCTGTTCCCATATGAATACATACcaacatacatataaacattcatgcatacatatatacatacatgttgttCTTTTGtagtcatgtccaacttcttGTGACcaaatttggagttttcttagtaaATATATTGTAGTCACTtgacatttcattttccagctcattttatagataaggaactgaggcaaacaaggttaagtgactttctcagggtcacacagctagtaagtatctgaggccagattttaactcaagaggATGAGTCTTCCCAAATTTAAGCACAATGGTCTATCCACCGAGCCATGTAGCTGCTCagatacatacttacatatatacaataatataaattCTTATGTGTAAATGTCTATACAAGCATAAAAAGATATACATGTCCATAAAGCCTATGCAATAGTCAGAAGTAGTGTCTGCTTAAGATCTCTGATAGATTATGTTTTATTTAGAAGCAAAATCATTCTGAGATCAGTAGGTCTGTCTGGGTAAAAatccagtcttttcttctttcctatctaATCCATCTTTTGTTTGTGCATTTCACCTCCTTGTGCAAGATGGGAGATTAAGGTTAAGGtgattttgaattcaaattcattggaatttattgagctaTTACTCCATAAAAAGCAATATGCTTGCTAGTACAAGTAGATTAAAAGATGAATAAGGCATTGTTCTCTCTATCAAGAAGACAGTGTGTGCTCAGCGTGACA includes:
- the LOC122749500 gene encoding myosin light polypeptide 6-like, with the translated sequence MRALSQNPTNAEVLEILGNSKSNEINMRMLDFEHFLPMLQTVAKNKDQGTYEDYIEGLRVFDKEGNGTILGAEICYVLITLGEKMTEEEVEVLLAGHEDNNGSISYEELVLTVLNG